A single window of Leptospira wolffii serovar Khorat str. Khorat-H2 DNA harbors:
- a CDS encoding 7TM diverse intracellular signaling domain-containing protein: protein MHKAFILLVLFVSATSSLFGIEQSFSLKPNEHRGNISSELFFLEDPESNFSAKDVYRSMAWKKNEGDSLDFNFSKKAFWLKFRIKFREEIRENLYFVLKSKAHDRLELYIPNGISPVQLAGDKLPKSEWFVKNVLYPSLMLQGNPGDEKVFYVKLKSESIMSFPVEIMDEAGLRANLAIETGFFTLAACLYALLILVAILYYRASGYKEFLFYAGYAFCMGASYDVNYGNAIEILWDDSLLWGEKSNFFFFNLGGVFGFQFIRRFLETKRSLPWVDWILQICSLILAVSLPFVFYLDTISYLTKTNEIVYTFSIPLILGAGIYLRKKGNRKLNLFLVSWGAYMTLGYLSIFYYLGILRYNFLIVYSVPLFFPVDLLILLYNIVQKYSQDLEEKNTLLENLKEFLNKPRYARSKISGVDIEVSLNALESLMEREKLFREEDVTMNLVAGKLGLTNHQLSELLNSRLGMGFAAYINSKRIEEAKRLLLTGEEENILNIAFNVGFGSKTSFNVEFKKSTGLTPKQFKNLS from the coding sequence ATGCATAAAGCTTTTATCCTTCTCGTTCTCTTTGTATCCGCTACCTCTTCGCTATTCGGGATAGAACAATCGTTCAGTCTGAAACCAAACGAACATCGTGGAAATATCAGTTCCGAGTTGTTCTTTCTCGAGGACCCCGAATCTAATTTTTCAGCCAAGGATGTGTATCGCTCGATGGCTTGGAAAAAAAACGAAGGGGATTCCTTGGATTTCAATTTTTCCAAAAAAGCTTTCTGGTTGAAATTCAGAATTAAATTTCGCGAGGAAATTCGAGAGAACTTGTACTTCGTATTAAAGTCGAAAGCCCATGATAGATTGGAACTCTATATCCCAAATGGGATATCGCCAGTACAACTAGCCGGTGACAAGTTGCCCAAAAGCGAATGGTTTGTGAAGAATGTACTATATCCTTCTCTAATGCTGCAAGGCAATCCGGGAGATGAAAAAGTATTTTACGTAAAGTTAAAGTCCGAATCCATCATGTCCTTTCCGGTCGAGATCATGGACGAGGCGGGTTTAAGGGCTAATCTCGCGATCGAAACCGGGTTTTTCACCTTGGCCGCATGCTTGTATGCTCTTTTGATATTGGTTGCAATCCTTTATTATAGGGCTTCGGGATATAAGGAGTTTCTATTTTATGCAGGTTATGCTTTCTGTATGGGGGCATCCTACGATGTAAATTACGGAAATGCGATAGAGATTCTTTGGGACGATAGCCTATTATGGGGAGAAAAATCGAATTTCTTTTTCTTCAATCTGGGCGGTGTTTTCGGATTCCAATTCATTAGAAGATTTCTGGAGACCAAAAGGTCGTTACCCTGGGTGGATTGGATATTGCAGATTTGTTCCCTGATCCTCGCAGTTTCGCTTCCCTTCGTATTCTATTTGGATACGATATCCTATCTCACTAAAACGAACGAGATAGTGTATACTTTCTCCATTCCGCTCATTCTAGGTGCCGGAATATATCTTAGAAAGAAAGGAAACAGAAAGTTGAATCTGTTTTTAGTTTCCTGGGGAGCCTATATGACTCTGGGATATCTGAGCATATTCTATTATCTTGGTATTTTGCGTTATAATTTCCTGATCGTTTATTCGGTTCCGCTATTCTTTCCGGTAGATCTTCTCATTCTACTTTATAATATAGTACAGAAATATTCCCAGGACTTAGAGGAAAAAAATACTCTCCTGGAAAATTTAAAGGAATTCCTAAACAAGCCTAGATACGCTCGTTCTAAGATTTCGGGCGTGGATATCGAGGTATCTCTAAACGCATTGGAAAGCCTGATGGAAAGGGAGAAGCTTTTCCGGGAAGAGGATGTGACCATGAATTTGGTCGCAGGTAAACTCGGCCTCACCAACCATCAGCTTTCGGAACTTTTGAATTCCAGGCTGGGAATGGGATTTGCCGCGTATATCAACTCCAAGCGTATCGAAGAGGCTAAGCGGTTGCTTCTGACGGGAGAGGAAGAGAATATACTCAATATCGCATTTAACGTAGGATTCGGATCCAAGACTTCTTTCAACGTGGAATTCAAAAAGTCTACTGGTCTGACCCCGAAACAATTTAAGAATCTATCCTAA
- a CDS encoding nuclear transport factor 2 family protein: protein MHPNESKIRDFYNSFSSRNAVAMTSFYSQDAEFSDPVFPGLKGAEIPAMWAMLLERMDPKAKIELVASSADDQKGRAFWTATYLFSKTGRTVTNRIRSEFEFKNGKVVKQKDRFPFWRWTRMALGLPGILLGWTPILQGKVKSEAGRNLQHYLKKKGIS from the coding sequence ATGCACCCTAACGAATCCAAAATCAGAGATTTCTATAATAGCTTCTCCTCCCGAAACGCAGTAGCTATGACTTCCTTCTACTCCCAGGATGCGGAATTTTCGGATCCGGTATTTCCCGGATTAAAAGGTGCGGAAATTCCCGCAATGTGGGCCATGCTCTTGGAAAGAATGGATCCTAAGGCCAAAATAGAATTAGTGGCATCCAGCGCAGACGACCAAAAAGGACGAGCTTTCTGGACCGCTACCTATCTATTTTCCAAGACGGGCAGGACGGTCACAAATCGGATCAGATCCGAATTCGAATTTAAGAACGGGAAAGTGGTTAAACAAAAGGATCGCTTTCCTTTCTGGAGATGGACTAGAATGGCTTTAGGACTCCCCGGAATACTTTTAGGTTGGACCCCGATCTTACAGGGTAAGGTCAAATCCGAAGCGGGTAGAAACCTGCAACATTACTTAAAGAAAAAAGGAATCTCCTGA
- a CDS encoding RNA polymerase sigma factor, translating to MSKTLLVQDEFTEAIRIALGGHPRAMEDLLRKIQDYVFNLSLRMLWDPMEAEDATQEILLKVSRNLENFRFESKFTTWIYSISSNHLLSVRKPKNMVSLSKLREELLVTSRSSGFEEQIEDKMLEEEIRFGCVHAVLLKLGSSDRLVFILSSIYGMNSEEGAKVIGISSDSFRQKLSRSKKKLSGFLSVNCGMWTGNKACPCIGMSKHLLRENKENVGFFSALKKLKKKNPSLTDPQVSEYLKELDRLGWIYQSQGIYESPSAILENIFSKEEE from the coding sequence ATGAGCAAAACTCTTCTAGTCCAAGACGAATTCACGGAAGCGATTCGAATCGCTCTGGGGGGTCACCCCAGAGCGATGGAAGATCTTTTAAGAAAAATCCAAGACTATGTCTTCAATCTTTCCCTAAGGATGCTTTGGGATCCGATGGAAGCGGAAGACGCTACCCAGGAGATTCTACTTAAAGTCTCTAGAAATCTGGAAAATTTCCGGTTCGAAAGCAAGTTCACCACTTGGATCTATTCTATCTCTAGCAACCACCTTCTCTCAGTAAGAAAACCTAAAAATATGGTATCTCTCTCTAAACTCCGAGAAGAACTTCTAGTGACTTCCCGTTCCTCGGGTTTCGAGGAACAGATAGAAGACAAAATGTTGGAGGAGGAGATCCGATTCGGGTGCGTTCATGCGGTTCTTCTGAAGCTAGGCTCCAGCGATCGGTTAGTATTTATTCTATCCTCGATTTATGGAATGAACAGCGAAGAAGGCGCCAAGGTAATAGGAATCAGTTCGGATAGCTTCCGACAAAAGCTTTCCAGATCCAAAAAGAAACTCTCAGGATTTCTTTCCGTAAATTGCGGAATGTGGACGGGTAACAAAGCCTGTCCCTGCATAGGAATGTCCAAGCACCTGCTCCGGGAAAACAAGGAGAATGTCGGCTTCTTTTCCGCATTGAAGAAATTAAAGAAGAAGAATCCCTCGCTTACCGACCCTCAGGTCTCGGAGTACCTGAAAGAATTGGACCGACTGGGTTGGATTTACCAAAGTCAGGGAATTTATGAGTCCCCATCCGCCATCTTAGAGAATATATTCTCTAAGGAAGAAGAATGA
- a CDS encoding M14 family zinc carboxypeptidase produces MLRGIKRLNRYEKRLLRIAKLGGKMVQLQQAGFSRRTKEGFRFPIYTLEIGTKEGLKNHPVGITAGVHGLETIGIQILLDFLEYIVHPKSTGYLPELKKGKLGLFVVPIVNPGGVAGKTRSNPGGIDLMRNSGIEAEKPLPFFGGQKFSNKLPYFRGHGLEPESRTLSRVVFDKFFQVKDAVLPVLDLHSGFGTVDNVWWPYAYTHTPCEDTPLYEKIATHMKEHCGHINFAYGPQSESYTTHGDLWDKFYDHYRDLHSENREWSSRFLPITLEVGTWSDIKEEPLKIFSKKGIFRPAEHNKTEILTRYRGFLRDFVRLALTKPTDWV; encoded by the coding sequence TTGTTAAGGGGAATTAAACGACTCAATCGTTACGAGAAAAGACTGCTGCGTATCGCCAAGCTTGGCGGAAAAATGGTCCAGCTACAACAGGCCGGTTTTTCCAGAAGAACCAAGGAAGGTTTTCGGTTTCCTATCTATACGCTGGAGATCGGAACTAAGGAAGGTTTAAAGAATCATCCCGTGGGCATTACTGCGGGGGTTCATGGATTGGAAACGATAGGCATTCAAATCCTTTTGGATTTTCTAGAATACATCGTGCATCCTAAATCCACCGGCTATCTCCCCGAACTTAAAAAGGGAAAATTAGGGCTCTTCGTGGTTCCGATCGTGAATCCGGGAGGAGTTGCCGGGAAAACCAGATCGAATCCCGGTGGAATCGATCTCATGAGAAACTCCGGAATCGAAGCGGAGAAACCTCTTCCTTTTTTCGGAGGCCAGAAATTCTCCAATAAGCTTCCTTATTTCCGAGGCCATGGTTTAGAACCCGAATCAAGGACCTTATCTAGAGTGGTTTTTGATAAGTTCTTCCAGGTCAAGGATGCGGTTTTACCCGTCTTGGATCTACATTCCGGATTTGGAACGGTGGATAATGTGTGGTGGCCGTATGCTTATACCCATACTCCTTGCGAGGACACTCCTCTATACGAGAAAATCGCCACACATATGAAGGAACATTGCGGTCATATCAATTTCGCCTACGGACCTCAGAGCGAAAGCTATACCACTCACGGGGATCTTTGGGACAAATTCTACGATCACTATAGGGACCTTCATTCCGAAAATAGAGAGTGGAGTTCCAGGTTTTTACCCATCACTCTGGAAGTAGGAACCTGGTCCGATATCAAGGAAGAACCGCTCAAGATATTTTCAAAGAAAGGAATCTTCCGTCCAGCCGAACACAATAAGACGGAGATATTGACTCGTTACAGGGGTTTCTTAAGAGACTTCGTAAGGTTGGCTTTGACGAAGCCTACGGATTGGGTTTAG
- a CDS encoding flagellar motor protein MotB, giving the protein MNFRSRFSRYKKTESAEENRDRWLLTYADMITLLLGLFIILYSISQVDQNKLKQVADLVRGGFGLGESFFEGSALTLEDDPLLQPKTQLFRFWERVSYALKKMKEKTKLLIGINETEEIRIQVFAPSLGEGEFQPDEDTDFTFKKIAEVAQGMDVDITLRVQIPYAEQAADHGFRNTWEYNAHRATLVAETLATKYGISKERLSVQAFHGFKKIGPDQGPTPEAKASQERIEIIIRKREKGEE; this is encoded by the coding sequence GTGAATTTTAGATCCCGTTTTTCCAGATACAAGAAGACGGAAAGCGCCGAGGAGAATCGGGACCGTTGGCTTTTGACTTATGCAGATATGATCACCCTACTCTTGGGGCTCTTCATTATTCTATATTCCATTTCTCAGGTGGACCAAAACAAACTGAAACAAGTGGCCGATTTGGTTAGAGGCGGTTTCGGTTTGGGAGAATCCTTTTTCGAAGGATCTGCGCTCACCTTGGAAGACGATCCGTTACTCCAACCCAAGACCCAATTGTTCCGATTTTGGGAAAGAGTCTCCTACGCTTTAAAAAAGATGAAGGAAAAGACCAAGCTTCTTATCGGAATCAACGAGACGGAAGAGATTCGCATACAAGTATTTGCGCCTTCCTTAGGAGAGGGAGAATTTCAACCGGACGAAGATACGGACTTTACATTTAAAAAAATCGCCGAAGTCGCCCAAGGAATGGATGTGGACATCACTTTAAGGGTCCAGATTCCTTATGCGGAACAAGCAGCGGACCACGGATTTAGAAATACCTGGGAGTACAACGCGCACCGCGCGACCTTGGTCGCCGAGACCCTCGCAACCAAATACGGAATTTCCAAGGAAAGGCTTTCGGTTCAGGCGTTTCACGGGTTTAAAAAAATCGGACCGGACCAAGGACCGACACCGGAAGCCAAAGCGTCCCAAGAAAGAATAGAAATCATCATACGTAAAAGGGAAAAAGGCGAGGAATAG
- a CDS encoding FFLEELY motif protein: MSGFEEHKFKQAKGEIVRSQVERFRKFYADYFHLEETIPMVEYFFETIYNLDGKEVWMHLAMDTYQRVKGMMKETTRANLETLIELNNLTDRLDADMAKLLLQRDWDGKKLGREEYDDLYRAFGYKEDREKQLKIVLHNLRTFYELAHRPISAYLIRPARFMASILGVSVLFDSVEQAYNAVLPVSPEIFVSFIEKVELRETEYIQAAFPKGSEPPEKES; encoded by the coding sequence TTGAGCGGCTTCGAAGAACATAAATTCAAACAGGCCAAGGGAGAAATCGTTCGCTCCCAGGTAGAAAGATTCCGTAAATTTTACGCGGATTATTTTCACCTGGAGGAAACGATTCCTATGGTAGAGTATTTCTTCGAGACCATCTATAACCTGGATGGAAAAGAAGTCTGGATGCATCTCGCTATGGACACTTATCAAAGGGTCAAAGGCATGATGAAAGAGACTACTCGGGCCAATTTGGAGACTCTCATAGAGTTGAATAATCTCACCGATCGATTGGACGCCGATATGGCTAAACTGCTCCTACAAAGAGATTGGGACGGTAAAAAACTCGGTAGGGAAGAATACGACGATCTTTACCGCGCCTTCGGTTATAAAGAAGATAGGGAAAAGCAGTTAAAAATCGTACTCCATAATCTTAGGACATTCTACGAGTTGGCGCATAGGCCTATATCCGCATATTTAATCCGTCCCGCTAGATTTATGGCTTCCATTTTGGGGGTTTCCGTACTATTCGATTCCGTAGAGCAGGCGTATAATGCCGTATTGCCGGTATCTCCCGAGATCTTCGTCTCATTTATCGAAAAGGTAGAGTTAAGGGAAACCGAATATATCCAAGCCGCATTTCCGAAAGGAAGCGAACCTCCGGAGAAGGAATCGTGA
- a CDS encoding LIC13341 family surface-exposed protein — MISLSSFQRVVFFLLAFGLLVACDSKTPSDSKIISLTISPAEEKSPDVILKKLGNLDEDPALEVFALVRNGTEEILAVFKKENGEWVLKNKINFGLLNIGPFAYDPKASAWKPGEDEKSKEAGYVVKRILMEELPGEDFNSLFLEVLSEEPPLGLFSVPFVIRKGEKIFDGLAALKDHPYLAKSKRTDFAYNKEEKNLTIFPSNRTYAQNFNFNGWEMVPDVSNVAAPGLLSVDAPDSWTKGKQEEVVIWFKNRGSYAGTTYISLSFPQGGKVEIESGKEGLRAYSPGTSVYSSSGKYFSAKVPLLEVTKEGWARNHKYGVRFKYTPEVDGVPYILVRSTSKGFRETVNVPTDFTSVKTEMDQQDFRSYPLSLVKRGKTK; from the coding sequence ATGATCTCATTATCCTCCTTCCAACGAGTTGTATTCTTCCTTCTTGCATTCGGTCTTTTGGTCGCTTGCGATTCCAAGACTCCTTCCGATTCCAAAATTATTTCCTTAACGATTTCTCCTGCCGAGGAAAAAAGCCCGGATGTGATTTTGAAAAAACTGGGAAATCTGGACGAGGACCCTGCTTTGGAAGTCTTCGCTTTGGTTCGAAACGGGACGGAGGAAATTCTCGCCGTTTTCAAAAAGGAAAACGGAGAGTGGGTTCTTAAGAATAAAATCAATTTCGGTCTTCTGAATATCGGCCCGTTCGCATACGATCCTAAGGCTTCGGCCTGGAAACCGGGAGAGGACGAGAAGTCCAAGGAAGCCGGGTACGTAGTTAAAAGAATTTTAATGGAAGAATTGCCGGGAGAGGATTTCAATTCCTTGTTTTTGGAAGTACTCAGCGAGGAGCCTCCTTTAGGATTATTCTCGGTTCCTTTCGTGATTCGAAAGGGAGAAAAGATTTTCGACGGACTTGCCGCATTAAAGGATCATCCCTATCTCGCCAAATCCAAGCGAACCGATTTCGCTTATAATAAAGAAGAGAAGAATCTTACCATCTTTCCTTCCAACAGGACTTACGCTCAGAATTTCAATTTTAACGGCTGGGAAATGGTACCGGATGTATCTAACGTAGCTGCACCCGGACTTTTGAGCGTTGACGCTCCGGATTCTTGGACCAAGGGAAAGCAGGAAGAAGTGGTGATTTGGTTTAAGAACCGCGGGTCCTATGCGGGTACTACTTATATCAGTCTTTCCTTTCCACAGGGCGGGAAAGTAGAGATCGAATCGGGTAAAGAGGGACTGAGAGCTTATTCTCCCGGAACGTCCGTTTATTCTTCTTCCGGAAAGTATTTTTCGGCCAAGGTTCCATTATTGGAAGTTACTAAAGAAGGTTGGGCAAGGAATCATAAATACGGAGTAAGATTCAAATACACTCCGGAAGTGGATGGAGTCCCTTATATTCTCGTTCGTTCCACATCCAAAGGCTTTAGAGAAACCGTAAATGTTCCCACAGATTTCACTTCCGTAAAAACGGAGATGGACCAACAGGACTTCAGAAGTTATCCTCTCTCTCTCGTGAAGAGGGGAAAAACCAAGTAA
- a CDS encoding DUF455 family protein produces MTLNEYADFLLRSGKIADKLYSPESMPEDIPEKNIIAPDRPVRDSKLQFSDHKSKMPRVEHLNNEENRVLSLHHFANHELMAVELFAWALLKFQDAPSSVRKSIYKTLLEEQKHLRLYLNSIRDWGMDLGDRPLNYIFWKQAPNMQSLQKFYAVMAISFEGANLDFSLIYRKAFEKFGDEKRAAIMDIVHEDEIRHVKRGVKVIFSEGVPASEQWDKYLSLLSHPFTPRRAKGSFYFPELRMRAGLSAEFADSLGKYRDDYEGTTNARIVKGILGFGES; encoded by the coding sequence ATGACTCTGAACGAATACGCAGACTTCCTACTCCGTTCCGGAAAAATCGCGGATAAACTCTATTCTCCCGAATCCATGCCGGAAGATATTCCGGAAAAAAACATTATTGCGCCGGATCGACCGGTCCGAGATTCGAAGCTCCAATTTTCGGATCATAAGAGTAAGATGCCTCGGGTAGAGCATTTAAATAACGAGGAGAATAGAGTCCTATCCCTTCATCATTTTGCGAACCATGAACTTATGGCGGTGGAGTTATTCGCTTGGGCGCTTTTGAAATTTCAGGACGCTCCTAGTTCCGTTCGTAAGAGCATTTACAAGACTCTTTTAGAAGAACAAAAGCATTTGAGATTGTATCTGAATTCCATCCGGGACTGGGGAATGGATTTGGGAGACCGTCCTTTAAATTATATTTTTTGGAAGCAGGCTCCGAATATGCAAAGCCTTCAAAAATTCTACGCAGTGATGGCGATCAGCTTCGAGGGTGCCAATTTGGATTTTTCTCTTATTTATCGAAAGGCCTTCGAAAAATTCGGAGACGAGAAACGCGCGGCGATCATGGATATCGTGCATGAGGACGAGATCCGGCATGTAAAACGAGGGGTAAAGGTTATCTTTTCGGAAGGAGTTCCTGCCTCGGAACAATGGGATAAATATCTATCCTTACTTTCCCATCCGTTTACTCCCCGTAGAGCCAAAGGGAGTTTTTATTTTCCGGAATTGAGAATGAGGGCGGGTCTTTCCGCCGAATTTGCGGATTCTCTCGGAAAATACCGGGATGATTACGAAGGAACTACAAACGCTCGAATCGTAAAAGGGATACTCGGTTTCGGAGAATCTTAA
- a CDS encoding ATP-binding protein gives MRDTADSLLVRQHAGSYVMFLPPDLASIRDFRAALRKSLEENSFASKDIQQIELAADEALTNSISANFNSSSDETIICRWILKDSKFTLWIVDYGSGLKAEKLESVVVEKKPSSLQEFLKKVQTYQEGKCEILPLRGKPTLHRNSGKGLQIMQAMMDSVKVMYHCKEGRISSDPSDSSIRGSIIELAFDSKKHTV, from the coding sequence ATGAGGGATACCGCCGATTCACTTTTGGTAAGGCAACATGCGGGTTCGTACGTTATGTTCCTTCCTCCGGATTTGGCCAGCATCCGAGACTTCCGGGCCGCGCTGCGAAAGTCTCTGGAAGAGAATTCCTTTGCTAGCAAGGATATCCAGCAAATCGAATTAGCCGCCGACGAAGCTCTTACCAATTCGATTTCCGCAAATTTCAACTCCAGCTCCGACGAAACCATCATCTGTAGATGGATTCTAAAAGACTCCAAATTCACATTATGGATCGTGGATTACGGTTCCGGACTCAAGGCCGAAAAGTTAGAATCCGTAGTTGTGGAGAAAAAGCCTTCTTCCCTTCAGGAATTCCTGAAAAAGGTTCAGACCTACCAGGAAGGTAAATGCGAGATTTTGCCTCTTCGCGGTAAACCCACTCTACACCGTAATTCCGGAAAGGGCTTACAGATCATGCAAGCGATGATGGATTCCGTAAAAGTAATGTATCATTGCAAGGAAGGAAGGATTTCCTCCGACCCTTCCGATTCCAGCATCCGCGGTTCCATCATAGAACTCGCATTCGATTCCAAAAAACACACGGTATGA